A stretch of Endozoicomonas sp. SCSIO W0465 DNA encodes these proteins:
- a CDS encoding transposase, protein MLTNTAFKRVSEYFNTLYKMSVSAGSVANFVARTYENLASTEEVIRDALRESSVAGADETGMRAEGSLHWLHVMRDEQWTLYYLSEKRGREAMDTMGILLTFAGVLVHDHWKSILHMRQLTYFAMPIT, encoded by the coding sequence ATGTTGACAAACACCGCTTTTAAGCGCGTGTCAGAGTATTTTAATACTCTCTATAAAATGAGTGTAAGTGCAGGCTCTGTCGCCAATTTTGTGGCCAGAACCTATGAAAATCTGGCTTCTACTGAAGAGGTTATTCGTGACGCCTTGCGGGAATCGTCTGTTGCCGGAGCCGATGAAACGGGTATGCGGGCCGAGGGCTCTTTGCACTGGCTACACGTTATGCGGGATGAACAATGGACGCTCTACTACTTGTCTGAAAAGCGAGGTCGTGAGGCCATGGACACGATGGGCATACTGCTAACATTTGCAGGCGTTCTGGTTCATGATCATTGGAAATCTATTTTGCATATGCGGCAACTCACGTACTTTGCAATGCCCATCACCTGA
- a CDS encoding DUF6444 domain-containing protein gives MIPELPATMSAEILLKENAELRMRVACLEERCRELEEKVGKNSQNSSKPPSSDGYQKPCKNSNSPDHSDDLSADKGTDPSDEKPNPKSLRQSSGNKAGGKKGHQGTCLKQVDIPDYIEYLPVKECNKCQASLLDSEPVKYIERQVFEPGRPGEFEVTAHRAEVKICTCGCRNQAEFPEGVTAAAQYGSATQAMAVYLNQYHFLPFPLCQHSCRLS, from the coding sequence ATGATTCCAGAACTACCCGCAACTATGTCGGCTGAGATTCTCTTGAAAGAGAATGCAGAGCTGCGGATGAGAGTTGCCTGTCTGGAAGAGCGATGTCGAGAATTGGAAGAAAAGGTTGGCAAGAACAGTCAAAACAGCAGCAAGCCGCCATCGTCTGATGGTTATCAAAAACCTTGTAAAAACAGTAATTCTCCAGATCATTCTGACGACCTTTCCGCAGATAAAGGTACCGATCCATCGGATGAAAAACCCAATCCTAAAAGTCTGAGACAGTCTTCTGGTAATAAAGCCGGTGGAAAGAAAGGGCATCAGGGCACTTGTCTTAAACAGGTCGATATCCCTGACTATATTGAGTACCTTCCGGTTAAAGAATGCAATAAATGTCAGGCGTCTCTTCTTGATAGTGAGCCGGTCAAATATATTGAACGACAGGTGTTTGAACCAGGGAGACCGGGTGAATTTGAAGTAACGGCCCATAGAGCTGAAGTAAAAATCTGCACTTGTGGTTGTCGGAATCAGGCTGAATTCCCGGAAGGTGTTACCGCTGCCGCACAATATGGCTCAGCCACACAGGCTATGGCCGTCTATCTTAACCAATACCATTTCCTGCCTTTCCCCCTGTGTCAGCATAGTTGTCGCCTCTCCTGA
- a CDS encoding Panacea domain-containing protein produces MAKATVFDIATYILKKQGDMSAMKLQKLVYYSQAWSLVWDDKPLFQSRIEAWANGPVSPQLYLSLDHK; encoded by the coding sequence ATGGCTAAAGCAACTGTCTTCGATATAGCTACCTATATCCTCAAAAAGCAAGGGGATATGTCGGCTATGAAGCTTCAGAAGCTTGTCTACTACAGCCAAGCCTGGTCTTTGGTTTGGGACGATAAGCCGCTATTTCAAAGCAGAATTGAAGCTTGGGCTAATGGTCCCGTATCACCTCAGTTATATCTGTCTCTTGATCACAAATAG
- a CDS encoding transposase DNA-binding-containing protein — MLPLSPKPWSELTFGCADLGDTRRTKRLVKVAAELSAHTGNSLSSSCEGYTALVTGAYRLIENEAVKPEAIAEAGFQATAKIARQSRLLLALEDTTTLGYKHAVRSELGDLGGPEGSKTRGFHVHSVFWLMRIQSEALGLLIKNDGLERTFSGGKRTNVVSYLRGKGKLKWQRASENTEQRMGGKMPDIISVCDREADIYEYMHYKLDNRQRLL; from the coding sequence ATGCTTCCACTTTCTCCTAAACCATGGTCAGAACTAACTTTTGGATGTGCTGATTTGGGCGATACTCGACGTACAAAACGACTTGTCAAAGTTGCTGCCGAGCTTTCAGCTCATACCGGTAATTCTTTGTCATCTTCATGCGAAGGTTATACCGCACTGGTAACTGGAGCTTACCGGCTGATTGAGAATGAGGCCGTAAAGCCTGAAGCAATAGCTGAGGCAGGCTTTCAGGCAACTGCCAAAATAGCGAGACAGTCTCGCCTACTTCTGGCTCTCGAAGATACAACAACCCTGGGTTATAAACATGCTGTCAGATCCGAGCTTGGTGATCTTGGAGGTCCTGAAGGCTCTAAAACCAGAGGATTCCACGTCCACTCTGTCTTCTGGTTGATGCGGATACAGAGCGAAGCATTGGGCTTATTGATCAAGAACGATGGGTTAGAGAGGACGTTCAGCGGGGGAAAAAGAACCAACGTCGTCAGCTACTTACGAGGGAAAGGAAAGCTTAAGTGGCAAAGAGCCTCTGAAAACACAGAACAAAGGATGGGGGGTAAAATGCCTGACATCATCAGTGTTTGCGACCGGGAGGCGGATATATACGAATATATGCACTACAAACTGGATAACCGACAGCGTTTGTTGTAA
- a CDS encoding IS4 family transposase yields MDGELLLFDSLAQTEVLGKYTIVVPQKGGRKKRKATLQVKRKKMTIQAPQRPGGRPEPVTMNIVSAEEIGNDSEDRLHWVLLTTEDIETFEDCRSIIRFYELRWRIEEFHKAWKSGAGVERLRLQSPDNIERLAVILMFVAVRLMQIREALMLPNDRQHKDRKLWSEKTLANEVVSDDEWQVLWLTYEKKALPDKPPTVTWLLQTIARLGGWGDSKHTGQPGWLVVWEGWAKLQDRVKTWQIARQFSAGEM; encoded by the coding sequence GTGGATGGCGAACTCTTATTATTTGATTCCTTAGCTCAGACTGAAGTGTTGGGGAAATATACGATAGTGGTTCCTCAAAAAGGAGGTAGAAAGAAGCGAAAGGCAACGCTGCAGGTCAAAAGAAAGAAGATGACAATACAGGCGCCGCAAAGGCCAGGCGGCAGGCCGGAACCGGTAACTATGAATATTGTGTCGGCTGAAGAGATTGGCAATGACTCCGAAGACCGTTTGCACTGGGTACTATTGACAACTGAAGATATTGAAACATTCGAAGACTGTCGCTCTATCATTCGATTTTACGAGCTCCGATGGCGAATAGAAGAGTTCCATAAGGCTTGGAAATCGGGAGCAGGAGTAGAAAGGCTTCGTCTGCAATCTCCGGATAACATTGAACGACTTGCGGTCATATTAATGTTTGTCGCTGTCAGACTAATGCAAATCCGTGAAGCATTAATGTTACCGAATGACAGGCAGCACAAAGACAGAAAGCTTTGGAGTGAAAAAACACTCGCGAATGAGGTGGTCAGTGATGATGAATGGCAGGTTCTCTGGCTAACCTATGAAAAAAAAGCGTTGCCCGATAAGCCGCCAACAGTCACTTGGCTGCTTCAAACGATTGCTCGGCTTGGTGGTTGGGGTGATTCAAAGCATACAGGGCAGCCCGGCTGGTTAGTGGTATGGGAAGGCTGGGCGAAATTGCAGGATCGGGTAAAAACCTGGCAGATAGCCCGGCAGTTCAGCGCTGGAGAGATGTGA
- a CDS encoding transposase, with translation MFKSYQNMQMKEVVYMEKQREELKRKKVKNTKAYNLFKRLTEFKAETLRFMSDFTIPFDNNGSERDVRMAKLKQKISGCFRSADGGSMFARIRSYLSSARKQGMDIYQSLHRAVRNYCNMPLLSAE, from the coding sequence GTGTTCAAGAGTTACCAGAATATGCAAATGAAAGAAGTCGTCTATATGGAGAAGCAACGAGAGGAGCTTAAGCGCAAGAAAGTCAAGAATACTAAAGCTTACAATCTCTTCAAACGACTCACTGAGTTCAAGGCTGAGACACTGCGCTTCATGTCAGATTTTACCATTCCCTTCGATAACAATGGCAGTGAGCGGGATGTTCGAATGGCCAAGTTAAAGCAGAAAATCTCAGGCTGCTTCAGGAGTGCAGACGGTGGTTCTATGTTTGCACGGATTCGCAGCTATTTGTCGTCTGCCAGAAAACAGGGAATGGACATATATCAATCACTTCATAGAGCTGTTCGGAATTACTGTAATATGCCTTTGCTCAGTGCTGAATAG
- the istA gene encoding IS21 family transposase, with amino-acid sequence MTENRITMRKLLEILRMRFGSQLSFRQISRSVRVSVGTVSNYVKAFQESELSWPLAEDISEPELIQALFPDASIANRKGLIDPDWAEVHQELKRKEVTKQRLWEEYCQAHPLNAYSYAQYCHRYNQWRGCQKRSMRQLHNAGEKLFVDYAGPTMPIINPDTGEIAHNAQIFVAVLGASNYTYAEATLSQKTEDWLGSHERAFEFFGGVPEIVVPDNPKCAVIKACRYEPDLNPSYQHLACHYQVAVIPARPYKPKDKAKAEVGVQVVERWILARLRHEMFFTLAELNLRIRELLIELNLKPFKQLPGTRRSAFEQLDEPALKPLPKQSFVFAEFIKARVNVDYHIICKGHAYSVPHQLARQEVEVQATEHCVTIYANGKVVASHARKHTRGFTTLAVHMPERHRHHQDWTPERLLNWANDIGQEVYCFIQSLLDSKEHPEQAYRASLGLLNLQREYGTERLNNACAHARNIGGYRLKNVRSILQSGKDLMPLEPQLKQTTGPLHDDHENIRGAICYQ; translated from the coding sequence ATGACAGAAAACAGGATTACCATGCGTAAGCTACTAGAAATACTCCGGATGCGGTTTGGCAGCCAACTCAGCTTCCGACAAATTTCCCGCAGTGTACGGGTCAGTGTGGGGACGGTATCCAACTACGTTAAGGCCTTTCAGGAATCGGAATTAAGCTGGCCCCTGGCAGAGGATATATCTGAGCCTGAGCTTATTCAGGCGCTGTTTCCCGATGCCTCGATAGCCAATCGAAAAGGGTTGATTGATCCTGACTGGGCTGAGGTGCATCAGGAACTGAAGCGCAAGGAAGTGACCAAACAACGACTCTGGGAAGAATACTGTCAGGCCCACCCCCTCAATGCCTACAGCTATGCCCAGTACTGTCACCGTTACAATCAGTGGCGTGGTTGTCAAAAGCGATCTATGCGACAGCTGCACAATGCAGGTGAAAAGTTATTTGTTGATTATGCCGGGCCAACCATGCCAATCATCAACCCGGACACCGGCGAAATTGCCCACAATGCCCAGATATTTGTGGCAGTGCTGGGAGCGTCCAACTATACCTACGCTGAAGCGACTCTGTCACAAAAAACAGAGGACTGGCTGGGGTCTCATGAACGGGCCTTTGAGTTCTTTGGTGGGGTGCCAGAAATTGTTGTGCCAGACAACCCAAAGTGCGCAGTTATCAAAGCCTGTCGGTACGAGCCGGATCTCAACCCATCATACCAGCACCTGGCTTGTCACTACCAGGTGGCAGTCATTCCGGCACGCCCCTACAAACCCAAAGACAAGGCCAAAGCAGAAGTCGGTGTACAGGTAGTGGAGCGGTGGATACTGGCCAGGCTTCGTCATGAAATGTTCTTTACCCTGGCAGAGCTGAACCTGCGGATACGTGAGCTGTTAATCGAACTGAACCTGAAGCCCTTTAAGCAGTTGCCAGGAACGCGACGTAGTGCGTTTGAACAACTGGATGAACCAGCCCTCAAGCCACTGCCGAAGCAATCTTTTGTGTTCGCTGAGTTTATCAAGGCCCGGGTGAATGTGGATTATCATATTATCTGCAAGGGGCACGCCTACTCGGTTCCCCATCAGCTTGCCAGGCAGGAAGTAGAAGTACAGGCGACTGAGCACTGCGTCACGATCTACGCTAACGGTAAAGTGGTGGCCAGCCACGCTCGCAAGCACACACGTGGATTTACGACGTTAGCAGTTCATATGCCGGAACGACATCGTCACCATCAGGATTGGACGCCTGAGCGTTTACTTAACTGGGCTAACGACATTGGTCAGGAAGTCTATTGTTTTATTCAATCACTGCTGGATAGCAAGGAGCATCCTGAACAAGCCTATCGAGCTTCATTGGGGCTGCTAAACCTGCAGCGGGAATATGGAACTGAACGACTCAACAACGCCTGCGCCCATGCCAGGAACATCGGGGGTTATCGGTTAAAAAATGTCCGATCAATCCTCCAGTCAGGCAAAGACCTGATGCCATTGGAGCCACAGTTAAAACAAACGACAGGTCCCTTGCATGATGATCACGAAAATATTCGTGGCGCTATTTGCTATCAATAA
- the istB gene encoding IS21-like element helper ATPase IstB, which yields MINETLARLRSLRLTGMADALNQQLDQPGTYSSLSFEERLSLLTEQEETERNNKRLARLLRSARFKLAARIHDIDYEHPRGLKQNQMASLSGGGWLDRYRNLLITGPCGSGKSYLACALGHMACLKGYSVRYYRMSRLLDELILAHGDGSYSRQLKQLAKVDLLILDDWGLEPLTQQQRNDLLEVMDDRHEQGSTLVTSQLPTRKWHASIGDETLADAILDRLMHNAHRIELKGESMRKKLGKLDAVEHLV from the coding sequence ATGATCAATGAAACACTGGCTCGCCTTAGGTCACTGCGACTGACCGGAATGGCAGATGCCCTCAATCAACAGCTGGACCAGCCGGGCACCTACAGTAGCCTTAGCTTTGAAGAACGACTGTCGTTGCTTACTGAGCAGGAAGAAACAGAGCGAAACAATAAACGTCTGGCTCGGCTGCTCAGAAGCGCCCGGTTTAAACTGGCTGCCCGGATACACGACATTGACTATGAACACCCCAGAGGTCTCAAACAGAACCAGATGGCCAGCCTGTCTGGAGGAGGCTGGCTTGACCGGTACAGGAACCTGTTGATCACCGGACCTTGTGGTTCCGGTAAGAGCTACCTGGCCTGCGCCCTTGGGCACATGGCTTGTCTGAAAGGCTACAGTGTCCGGTACTATCGGATGTCCAGGCTACTGGATGAACTGATCCTTGCCCACGGTGATGGCAGCTACAGCAGGCAGTTGAAACAACTGGCAAAAGTAGACTTGCTGATTCTGGACGACTGGGGCCTGGAACCACTGACGCAGCAACAAAGGAACGATCTGCTGGAAGTCATGGATGACAGGCACGAGCAAGGTTCCACGTTGGTTACCAGTCAATTGCCCACCCGGAAGTGGCATGCCAGCATTGGTGATGAAACTCTGGCCGACGCCATTCTTGACCGGCTTATGCACAATGCCCACCGGATTGAACTCAAAGGCGAATCCATGCGCAAAAAGCTTGGAAAATTGGACGCAGTTGAACACCTGGTCTAA
- a CDS encoding IS66 family transposase, translated as MIPELPATMSAEILLKENAELRMRVACLEERCRELEEKVGKNSQNSSKPPSSDGYQKPCKNSNSPDHSDDLSADKDTDPSDEKPNPKSLRQSSGNKAGGKKGHQGTCLKQVDIPDYIEYLPVKECNKCQASLLDSEPVKYIERQVFEPGRPGEFEVTAHRAEVKICTCGCRNQAEFPEGVTAAAQYGSATQAMAVYLNQYHFLPFKRVSEYFNTLYKMSVSAGTVANFVARTYENLASTEEVIRDALRESSVAGADETGMRAEGSLHWLHVMRDEQWTLYYLSEKRGREAMDTMGILLTFAGVLVHDHWKSYFAYAATHVLCNAHHLRELLGVVDRDSNQLALRLMKLLRLSWHYCKGFKTIGMLQMPSVVCERIEKIYDRLLQRALMMRILVNLNTYSVSFEHPELLTHCPV; from the coding sequence ATGATTCCAGAACTACCCGCAACTATGTCGGCTGAGATTCTCTTGAAAGAGAATGCAGAGCTGCGGATGAGAGTTGCCTGTCTGGAAGAGCGATGTCGAGAATTGGAAGAAAAGGTTGGCAAGAACAGTCAAAACAGCAGCAAGCCGCCATCGTCTGATGGTTATCAAAAACCTTGTAAAAACAGTAATTCTCCAGATCATTCTGACGACCTTTCCGCAGATAAAGATACCGATCCATCGGATGAAAAACCCAATCCTAAAAGTCTGAGACAGTCTTCTGGTAATAAAGCCGGTGGAAAGAAAGGGCATCAGGGCACTTGTCTTAAACAGGTCGATATCCCTGACTATATTGAGTACCTTCCGGTTAAAGAATGCAATAAATGTCAGGCGTCTCTTCTTGATAGTGAGCCGGTCAAATATATTGAACGACAGGTGTTTGAACCAGGGAGACCGGGTGAATTTGAAGTAACGGCCCATAGAGCTGAAGTAAAAATCTGCACTTGTGGTTGTCGGAATCAGGCTGAATTCCCGGAAGGTGTTACCGCTGCCGCACAATATGGCTCAGCCACACAGGCTATGGCCGTCTATCTTAACCAATACCATTTCCTGCCTTTTAAGCGCGTGTCAGAGTATTTTAATACTCTCTATAAAATGAGTGTAAGTGCAGGCACTGTCGCCAATTTTGTGGCCAGAACCTATGAAAATCTGGCTTCTACTGAAGAGGTTATTCGTGACGCCTTGCGGGAATCGTCTGTTGCCGGAGCCGATGAAACGGGTATGCGGGCCGAGGGCTCTTTGCACTGGCTACACGTTATGCGGGATGAACAATGGACGCTCTACTACTTGTCTGAAAAGCGAGGTCGTGAGGCCATGGACACGATGGGCATACTGCTAACATTTGCAGGCGTTCTGGTTCATGATCATTGGAAATCCTATTTTGCATATGCGGCAACTCACGTACTTTGCAATGCCCATCACCTGAGGGAGCTTTTGGGTGTTGTTGATAGGGACAGCAATCAACTGGCGTTGCGATTGATGAAGCTACTGAGGCTTTCCTGGCATTACTGCAAGGGCTTTAAGACCATAGGTATGCTACAGATGCCAAGTGTTGTCTGTGAACGAATCGAGAAGATTTATGACCGGTTGCTTCAGCGGGCTCTAATGATGCGTATTCTGGTTAACTTGAACACCTATTCTGTTTCATTTGAACACCCTGAACTCCTTACACATTGCCCAGTGTGA
- a CDS encoding ISL3 family transposase — MSATPSLRPMFAFPGWVIERIDIDWNIKHAFVHLRRDGRIQHVRCSKCETPMGQMKTNDRSVQDLPLGTLQVNLLFTAFQGRCSRCGNIETVTPPGLAPKAQATERLKRHVSHLCRYMPCDKVPEFIAISGGTARRWDKEMLMKMLPAPKRDGIRALLIDEKSIGKGHHFLTVALNADTGETLFLGEGKKKEVLDRFLSSLTEEQKASIECVGIDRGGSYQASVREHLPNADIVYDKFHIIANYNDVIDQIRRREWRQAEEEDKPFIKGQRFNLFRNPENLTPKGQSNLKELLAMNEDLNQAYILKDMLKQLWTYKYKACARKCLDNWIALAKETGISELKKFAKGLDRAREGLLSYCQHRITSAKIEAFNGVIKRIIYKACGYNDLDYLYLKIRQEALK, encoded by the coding sequence ATGTCTGCAACCCCATCACTTCGTCCTATGTTCGCATTTCCTGGCTGGGTAATCGAGCGAATTGATATTGACTGGAATATCAAACATGCCTTTGTCCATCTCCGTCGGGATGGCCGTATACAACACGTCAGATGTAGTAAGTGCGAAACACCTATGGGGCAGATGAAGACAAACGATCGAAGCGTTCAGGATCTGCCACTGGGGACTCTTCAGGTAAATCTTCTCTTCACTGCATTTCAAGGGCGTTGCTCTCGTTGCGGTAATATAGAAACAGTCACGCCTCCGGGGCTTGCACCTAAAGCTCAAGCAACAGAGCGACTTAAAAGGCATGTCAGCCATCTATGCCGCTATATGCCATGTGACAAGGTTCCTGAATTCATTGCTATCTCTGGCGGCACCGCTCGTCGCTGGGATAAAGAGATGCTCATGAAGATGCTGCCTGCACCCAAGCGGGATGGTATTCGCGCTCTTCTTATCGATGAAAAATCCATTGGTAAGGGGCATCATTTTTTAACCGTTGCTCTGAATGCTGATACCGGTGAAACGCTGTTCCTTGGTGAAGGAAAAAAGAAAGAAGTTCTGGATCGGTTCCTTTCCAGTCTGACAGAAGAACAAAAAGCAAGCATTGAATGCGTTGGTATTGACCGTGGTGGAAGCTATCAGGCTTCAGTGAGAGAGCATCTGCCAAACGCCGATATTGTATACGACAAGTTTCATATTATTGCCAATTACAACGATGTGATTGACCAAATCAGGCGCAGGGAGTGGCGACAGGCAGAAGAAGAGGACAAGCCGTTTATCAAAGGGCAACGCTTTAACCTGTTCAGAAATCCTGAGAATTTAACACCAAAAGGGCAAAGTAATCTGAAGGAGTTGTTAGCCATGAATGAGGATCTCAATCAGGCATATATCCTGAAAGATATGCTAAAACAGCTATGGACGTACAAATATAAAGCCTGTGCCAGAAAGTGCCTGGACAACTGGATAGCACTTGCCAAAGAAACAGGGATATCCGAGTTAAAGAAGTTCGCCAAGGGGTTAGACAGAGCTAGAGAAGGGTTACTGTCATACTGCCAGCATCGTATAACCAGCGCGAAAATCGAAGCCTTCAATGGGGTTATCAAACGGATCATCTATAAAGCATGCGGTTACAATGACCTTGATTACCTATATTTGAAAATTAGACAGGAGGCTCTGAAATGA
- a CDS encoding IS4 family transposase, with protein sequence MLPLSPKPWSELTFGCADLGDTRRTKRLVKVAAELSAHTGNSLSSSCEGYTALVTGAYRLIENEAVKPEAIAEAGFQATAKIARQSRLLLALEDTTTLGYKHAVRSELGDLGGPEGSKTRGFHVHSVFLVDADTERSIGLIDQERWVREDVQRGKKNQRRQLPYEGKESFKWQRASENTEQRMGGKMPDIISVCDREADIYEYMHYKLDNRQRFVVRATQNRILVDGELLLFDSLAQTEVLGKYTIVVPQKGGRKKRKATLQVKRKKMTIQAPQRPGGRPEPVTMNIVSAEEIGNDSEDRLHWVLLTTEDIETFEDCRSIIRFYELRWRIEEFHKAWKSGAGVERLRLQSPDNIERLAVILMFVAVRLMQIREALMLPNDRQHKDRKLWSEKTLANEVVSDDEWQVLWLTYEKKALPDKPPTVTWLLQTIARLGGWGDSKHTGQPGWLVVWEGWAKLQDRVKTWQIARQFSAGEM encoded by the coding sequence ATGCTTCCACTTTCTCCTAAACCATGGTCAGAACTAACTTTTGGATGTGCTGATTTGGGCGATACTCGACGTACAAAACGACTTGTCAAAGTTGCTGCCGAGCTTTCAGCTCATACCGGTAATTCTTTGTCATCTTCATGCGAAGGTTATACCGCACTGGTAACTGGAGCTTACCGGCTGATTGAGAATGAGGCCGTAAAGCCTGAAGCAATAGCTGAGGCAGGCTTTCAGGCAACTGCCAAAATAGCGAGACAGTCTCGCCTACTTCTGGCTCTCGAAGATACAACAACCCTGGGTTATAAACATGCTGTCAGATCCGAGCTTGGTGATCTTGGAGGTCCTGAAGGCTCTAAAACCAGAGGATTCCACGTCCACTCTGTCTTCTTGGTTGATGCGGATACAGAGCGAAGCATTGGGCTTATTGATCAAGAACGATGGGTTAGAGAGGACGTTCAGCGGGGGAAAAAGAACCAACGTCGTCAGCTACCTTACGAGGGAAAGGAAAGCTTTAAGTGGCAAAGAGCCTCTGAAAACACAGAACAAAGGATGGGGGGTAAAATGCCTGACATCATCAGTGTTTGCGACCGGGAGGCGGATATATACGAATATATGCACTACAAACTGGATAACCGACAGCGGTTTGTTGTAAGAGCTACACAAAACAGAATCCTGGTGGATGGCGAACTCTTATTATTTGATTCCTTAGCTCAGACTGAAGTGTTGGGGAAATATACGATAGTGGTTCCTCAAAAAGGAGGTAGAAAGAAGCGAAAGGCAACGCTGCAGGTCAAAAGAAAGAAGATGACAATACAGGCGCCGCAAAGGCCAGGCGGCAGGCCGGAACCGGTAACTATGAATATTGTGTCGGCTGAAGAGATTGGCAATGACTCCGAAGACCGTTTGCACTGGGTACTATTGACAACTGAAGATATTGAAACATTCGAAGACTGTCGCTCTATCATTCGATTTTACGAGCTCCGATGGCGAATAGAAGAGTTCCATAAGGCTTGGAAATCGGGAGCAGGAGTAGAAAGGCTTCGTCTGCAATCTCCGGATAACATTGAACGACTTGCGGTCATATTAATGTTTGTCGCTGTCAGACTAATGCAAATCCGTGAAGCATTAATGTTACCGAATGACAGGCAGCACAAAGACAGAAAGCTTTGGAGTGAAAAAACACTCGCGAATGAGGTGGTCAGTGATGATGAATGGCAGGTTCTCTGGCTAACCTATGAAAAAAAAGCGTTGCCCGATAAGCCGCCAACAGTCACTTGGCTGCTTCAAACGATTGCTCGGCTTGGTGGTTGGGGTGATTCAAAGCATACAGGGCAGCCCGGCTGGTTAGTGGTATGGGAAGGCTGGGCGAAATTGCAGGATCGGGTAAAAACCTGGCAGATAGCCCGGCAGTTCAGCGCTGGAGAGATGTGA
- the ltrA gene encoding group II intron reverse transcriptase/maturase: MTVLSNDGQAWLTKLERIGEKSAYDRQMVFNNLGHLLHVDMLKEQFHRLNGNKAVGIDRETKETYGVKLDENLKHLLQRIRRGTYRPKPARVTEIPKEDGSKRPLVISCFEDKLVQLAASQILGKIYEPLFLPCSYGFRPGLSCHDALRTLLQSSSRIRDGAVVEIDICKYFNRIPHRELMKILRMKISDQRFLRLIEVLITAPVMEHKQVSDNREGCPQGAILSPVLANIYLHYVIDEWFAEVSRSHIKGRAEMVRYADDMVFLFGDASEAERFYKVLPKRLEKFGLELHREKSQIIPAGWIAAQRANQSGKRLSTFNFLGFTCYWGKMRKGGWRLKFTSRKDRFASKLKGLREFLWKRLSSDRVQTLKRAIRGIKGWINYHGITDNQGRVRQFILQGKRTIHRWLNRQGGKGYLSWGKLVKILKVLAYPESWKTVSMFRSHRTCVGTRVYREPDAVIPQVRF; this comes from the coding sequence ATGACCGTACTCAGCAACGACGGACAAGCATGGTTAACGAAACTTGAGCGCATAGGTGAGAAATCGGCATACGACAGACAAATGGTGTTCAATAACCTTGGTCACCTGCTACATGTTGACATGCTGAAGGAGCAATTCCATCGGTTGAACGGGAATAAAGCCGTAGGTATTGACCGTGAGACAAAGGAGACTTACGGCGTAAAACTGGATGAAAATCTGAAACACCTTCTCCAGCGCATTCGCCGTGGGACTTACAGGCCAAAACCCGCGAGGGTCACTGAAATCCCGAAAGAGGATGGGAGCAAACGGCCACTGGTCATATCCTGCTTTGAAGACAAACTGGTGCAACTTGCAGCCAGTCAAATCCTTGGCAAGATATACGAACCGCTGTTTCTACCGTGCTCATACGGATTCAGGCCCGGCTTGAGTTGTCACGATGCTTTGAGGACTTTGCTGCAGTCCAGTTCCCGAATTCGGGATGGTGCTGTGGTAGAAATTGATATCTGCAAGTACTTCAACAGAATTCCTCACAGGGAGCTGATGAAGATTTTGCGAATGAAGATATCAGACCAGCGTTTTCTCAGGCTGATAGAAGTCCTGATTACAGCACCTGTGATGGAACACAAGCAAGTATCCGACAATCGGGAAGGATGTCCGCAAGGGGCTATCCTGTCGCCAGTGCTGGCCAATATCTATCTGCACTACGTGATAGATGAATGGTTTGCCGAGGTAAGCCGTTCTCACATCAAAGGGCGGGCGGAAATGGTGAGGTACGCTGACGATATGGTATTCCTTTTTGGGGATGCCAGTGAAGCAGAGCGCTTTTATAAAGTGTTGCCAAAACGGTTAGAGAAGTTTGGTCTGGAGTTGCATAGAGAGAAATCGCAGATAATTCCTGCAGGATGGATTGCAGCTCAGAGGGCCAATCAATCAGGTAAGCGTCTTTCGACGTTTAACTTCCTGGGGTTCACCTGTTACTGGGGTAAGATGCGAAAAGGTGGTTGGCGACTGAAGTTCACCAGCCGTAAAGATCGTTTTGCATCGAAGCTCAAAGGGTTAAGGGAGTTCCTCTGGAAGCGCCTGAGTTCTGACCGTGTGCAAACGCTGAAGAGAGCGATTCGGGGGATCAAGGGATGGATCAACTATCATGGGATCACAGACAATCAAGGACGGGTCAGGCAGTTCATTCTGCAAGGCAAACGAACGATCCACAGATGGCTTAATCGTCAGGGAGGAAAAGGATACTTGAGCTGGGGAAAGCTGGTGAAAATTCTTAAAGTGTTGGCGTATCCAGAGAGCTGGAAAACGGTGTCAATGTTCCGGTCTCACCGAACATGTGTGGGGACACGGGTCTATCGGGAGCCGGATGCGGTAATTCCGCAAGTCCGGTTCTGA